In the Oncorhynchus gorbuscha isolate QuinsamMale2020 ecotype Even-year linkage group LG05, OgorEven_v1.0, whole genome shotgun sequence genome, one interval contains:
- the LOC124036456 gene encoding purpurin-like, whose protein sequence is MNFHMLTLVVVLLAGLEQSWAASCVVDSFNVKEDFDPKRYAGKWYALQKKDPEGLFLQDNISAEYAIGDDGSMVAASKGRVTLFGFWVVCADMAAQYTVPDSTTPGKMFMNYQGLASYLSSGGDNYWVIDTDYDNYAITYACRTLKDDGSCEDGYSLIFSRNPRGLPPAIQRSIRAKQEEICMAGQFEPVLQSGAC, encoded by the exons ATGAACTTCCATATGCTGACCCTTGTGGTGGTGCTTCTGGCGGGTCTGGAGCAGAGTTGGGCTGCCTCCTGTGTGGTGGACAGCTTCAATGTCAAGGAGGACTTTGACCCCAAGaga TACGCAGGGAAGTGGTACGCTCTGCAGAAGAAGGACCCTGAGGGACTGTTCCTCCAGGACAACATCTCAGCTGAGTACGCCATCGGTGACGACGGCTCCATGGTCGCCGCCTCCAAGGGACGTGTCACACTTTTTGG ATTCTGGGTTGTGTGCGCTGACATGGCTGCCCAGTACACTGTGCCAGACTCTACCACCCCTGGAAAGATGTTCATGAACTACCAGGGACTGGCCAGCTATCTGTCCAGCGGAG gtGACAACTACTGGGTGATTGACACCGACTATGACAACTATGCCATCACATATGCCTGCCGTACCCTGAAGGATGATGGAAGCTGTGAGGATGGCTACTCCCTGATATTCTCCCGTAACCCCCGTGGCCTGCCACCAGCCATCCAGAGGAGCATTCGCGCCAAGCAGGAAGAGATCTGCATGGCTGGACAATTTGAGCCCGTGCTGCAGTCTG GAGCTTGCTGA
- the idua gene encoding alpha-L-iduronidase isoform X2: MLELITAHIDKGELQYNFSQLDQLIDLLWINGLLPGFELMGSVNNYFTNFEDKMQVVEWRNLVHLIANRYIEKYGLGSVSLWNFETWNEPNNHDFDNVTVSIQGFLNYYDACSEGLRAASRALRLGGPGDSCHTPPHSPYCWAMLQHCYNGTNFFTGETGVRLDYIALHKKGGGYSLPIMEQEIQTVREIQEHFPLFRTLPVYNDEADPLVGWSKPLAWRADVTYAAMVVKVISQHQDLLLSDQNSTINYTLLSNDNAFLSYHPHPFTQRTLTARFQINNTQPPHVQLLRKPILTVMGLLALLGETQVLSEVVEVGGTDNNTVGILASTHDPLMSWTSDSWQATVLIYNSDDTSTSTTTDLIRVSLKGFTGQQGLVYVTYYLDNNVTNPSQLWQSMGSPDYPTAEQFRQLRNIEDPQVDGPLPFPAEGILTMWAKLYVPSVLLIHVCAQPKATPDQVNGLRFISITKSQVMIVWKDDCVNSKCIKTFEVEFSKDQEEFKRVNTRDTIFTSYVYSPENLEVSGSYRVRAVDYWGRTGEYSLTEKYSEEN; this comes from the exons ATGCTGGAGCTGATCACAGCACA CATTGACAAAGGAGAACTCCAGTACAACTTTAGCCAACTGGACCAGCTGATTGACCTCTTGTGGATAAATGGACTACTCCCAG GTTTTGAATTGATGGGCAGTGTGAACAACTACTTCACCAACTTTGAAGACAAAATGCAGGTGGTGGAGTGGAGAAACCTGGTGCATCTCATTGCAAATAGGTATATTG AGAAGTATGGCTTGGGAAGTGTATCTCTGTGGAACTTTGAAACATGGAATGAACCGAACAATCATGACTTTGACAACGTCACTGTGTCTATCCAAg GGTTCCTGAACTACTATGATGCCTGTTCTGAGGGCCTGCGGGCTGCCAGTAGGGCCCTGCGCTTGGGCGGTCCAGGAGACTCCTGCCAcaccccaccacactccccctactgCTGGGCTATGCTGCAGCACTGCTACAATGGCACCAATTTCTTCACTGGGGAGACAGGGGTGCGGCTGGACTACATCGCCCTGCACAAAAAG GGTGGAGGCTATTCGTTACCCATCATGGAACAGGAGAtccagacagtgagagagatccAGGAGCATTTCCCTCTCTTCCGAACTCTGCCAGTTTACAATGATGAGGCCGATCCATTGGTGGGCTGGTCCAAACCTCTGGCGTGGAGGGCTGATGTGACATATGCAGCCATGGTTGTCAAG GTGATCTCCCAACACCAGGACCTGCTGTTGTCTGACCAGAACAGCACCATCAACTACACCCTGCTAAGCAATGACAATGCCTTTCTCAGCTACCACCCTCATCCGTTCACTCAACGCACCCTGACGGCCCGCTTCCAGATCAACAACACCCAGCCCCCCCACGTCCAGCTGCTCAGGAAGCCTATACTGACCGTTATGGGGCTGCTTGCTCTGCTAG GAGAGACTCAAGTACTGTCTGAGGTTGTGGAGGTTGGGGGGACCGACAACAACACTGTGGGGATCCTTGCCAGCACCCATGACCCCCTCATGTCCTGGACCTCTGACAGCTGGCAAGCCACTGTGCTGATCTATAACAGCGATGACACCAGCACATCTACCACCACTGACCTCATTAGGGTGTCTCTCAAAGGATTCACAGGACAGCAAG GACTTGTGTATGTAACATATTACCTGGACAACAATGTGACCAACCCATCCCAGCTGTGGCAGAGCATGGGCAGCCCAGACTACCCCACAGCAGAGCAGTTCAGACAGCTGAGGAACATTGAG GATCCTCAGGTGGATGGACCTCTGCCCTTCCCTGCTGAAGGCATCCTGACCATGTGGGCCAAGCTCTATGTGCCCTCTGTCCTCCTCATACATGTGTGTGCCCAGCCCAAGGCCACGCCAGACCAG GTGAATGGATTGCGATTCATCAGCATCACAAAAAGCCAAGTTATGATTGTGTGGAAAGATGATTGTGTAAATTCCAA GTGCATTAAGACTTTTGAGGTGGAGTTCTCCAAAGACCAGGAAGAATTCAAGAGGGTAAACACCCGGGATACCATTTTCACGTCCTATGTATATTCACCAG AAAACCTGGAGGTTAGTGGTAGCTACAGAGTACGAGCTGTGGACTACTGGGGAAGAACTGGAGAATATTCACTGACTGAGAAATATTCAGAGGAAAACTAA
- the idua gene encoding alpha-L-iduronidase isoform X1, with the protein MFSLMHPVNLFVFALLMTIPNAVGSSYEITVDVGKPSGHLKHFWRSTGFCPPLPHTQSNQYDLSRDQELNLAYVGSVPHGGIQQVRIHWMLELITAHIDKGELQYNFSQLDQLIDLLWINGLLPGFELMGSVNNYFTNFEDKMQVVEWRNLVHLIANRYIEKYGLGSVSLWNFETWNEPNNHDFDNVTVSIQGFLNYYDACSEGLRAASRALRLGGPGDSCHTPPHSPYCWAMLQHCYNGTNFFTGETGVRLDYIALHKKGGGYSLPIMEQEIQTVREIQEHFPLFRTLPVYNDEADPLVGWSKPLAWRADVTYAAMVVKVISQHQDLLLSDQNSTINYTLLSNDNAFLSYHPHPFTQRTLTARFQINNTQPPHVQLLRKPILTVMGLLALLGETQVLSEVVEVGGTDNNTVGILASTHDPLMSWTSDSWQATVLIYNSDDTSTSTTTDLIRVSLKGFTGQQGLVYVTYYLDNNVTNPSQLWQSMGSPDYPTAEQFRQLRNIEDPQVDGPLPFPAEGILTMWAKLYVPSVLLIHVCAQPKATPDQVNGLRFISITKSQVMIVWKDDCVNSKCIKTFEVEFSKDQEEFKRVNTRDTIFTSYVYSPENLEVSGSYRVRAVDYWGRTGEYSLTEKYSEEN; encoded by the exons ATGTTCAGTTTGATGCATCCTGTAAACTTGTTTGTCTTTGCATTGTTGATGACAATACCCAATGCTGTAGGCTCTTCATATGAGATCACAGTGGATGTCGGAAAGCCATCAGGACATCTGAAACATTTCTGGAGGAGCACTGGTTTCTG CCCCCCTCTTCCACACACCCAGTCCAACCAGTATGACCTGAGCAGGGACCAGGAGCTGAACCTGGCCTACGTGGGCTCAGTCCCCCATGGGGGGATTCAGCAGGTTCGGATCCACTGGATGCTGGAGCTGATCACAGCACA CATTGACAAAGGAGAACTCCAGTACAACTTTAGCCAACTGGACCAGCTGATTGACCTCTTGTGGATAAATGGACTACTCCCAG GTTTTGAATTGATGGGCAGTGTGAACAACTACTTCACCAACTTTGAAGACAAAATGCAGGTGGTGGAGTGGAGAAACCTGGTGCATCTCATTGCAAATAGGTATATTG AGAAGTATGGCTTGGGAAGTGTATCTCTGTGGAACTTTGAAACATGGAATGAACCGAACAATCATGACTTTGACAACGTCACTGTGTCTATCCAAg GGTTCCTGAACTACTATGATGCCTGTTCTGAGGGCCTGCGGGCTGCCAGTAGGGCCCTGCGCTTGGGCGGTCCAGGAGACTCCTGCCAcaccccaccacactccccctactgCTGGGCTATGCTGCAGCACTGCTACAATGGCACCAATTTCTTCACTGGGGAGACAGGGGTGCGGCTGGACTACATCGCCCTGCACAAAAAG GGTGGAGGCTATTCGTTACCCATCATGGAACAGGAGAtccagacagtgagagagatccAGGAGCATTTCCCTCTCTTCCGAACTCTGCCAGTTTACAATGATGAGGCCGATCCATTGGTGGGCTGGTCCAAACCTCTGGCGTGGAGGGCTGATGTGACATATGCAGCCATGGTTGTCAAG GTGATCTCCCAACACCAGGACCTGCTGTTGTCTGACCAGAACAGCACCATCAACTACACCCTGCTAAGCAATGACAATGCCTTTCTCAGCTACCACCCTCATCCGTTCACTCAACGCACCCTGACGGCCCGCTTCCAGATCAACAACACCCAGCCCCCCCACGTCCAGCTGCTCAGGAAGCCTATACTGACCGTTATGGGGCTGCTTGCTCTGCTAG GAGAGACTCAAGTACTGTCTGAGGTTGTGGAGGTTGGGGGGACCGACAACAACACTGTGGGGATCCTTGCCAGCACCCATGACCCCCTCATGTCCTGGACCTCTGACAGCTGGCAAGCCACTGTGCTGATCTATAACAGCGATGACACCAGCACATCTACCACCACTGACCTCATTAGGGTGTCTCTCAAAGGATTCACAGGACAGCAAG GACTTGTGTATGTAACATATTACCTGGACAACAATGTGACCAACCCATCCCAGCTGTGGCAGAGCATGGGCAGCCCAGACTACCCCACAGCAGAGCAGTTCAGACAGCTGAGGAACATTGAG GATCCTCAGGTGGATGGACCTCTGCCCTTCCCTGCTGAAGGCATCCTGACCATGTGGGCCAAGCTCTATGTGCCCTCTGTCCTCCTCATACATGTGTGTGCCCAGCCCAAGGCCACGCCAGACCAG GTGAATGGATTGCGATTCATCAGCATCACAAAAAGCCAAGTTATGATTGTGTGGAAAGATGATTGTGTAAATTCCAA GTGCATTAAGACTTTTGAGGTGGAGTTCTCCAAAGACCAGGAAGAATTCAAGAGGGTAAACACCCGGGATACCATTTTCACGTCCTATGTATATTCACCAG AAAACCTGGAGGTTAGTGGTAGCTACAGAGTACGAGCTGTGGACTACTGGGGAAGAACTGGAGAATATTCACTGACTGAGAAATATTCAGAGGAAAACTAA